The Candidatus Binatia bacterium genome includes a window with the following:
- a CDS encoding DUF4236 domain-containing protein, giving the protein MGYFRFRRSIKLLPGIRLNIGKKSSSVSVGVRGAHVTFGKTGTRTTVGVPGTGLSYTQVSPNHDEAGPSDGQTATSTRSPLGGLVLLLVIGLIAAAMFGSH; this is encoded by the coding sequence GTGGGGTACTTCCGCTTTCGCAGATCCATCAAGCTGCTGCCGGGCATTCGCCTCAACATCGGCAAGAAGAGCTCGTCCGTCTCCGTTGGTGTGCGCGGCGCCCATGTGACCTTCGGCAAAACCGGCACGCGTACGACAGTGGGAGTTCCCGGAACGGGACTCTCGTACACGCAGGTCAGCCCGAATCACGACGAAGCGGGGCCGAGCGACGGTCAAACGGCGACGAGCACGCGATCGCCGCTGGGTGGACTGGTGCTGCTGCTCGTCATCGGGCTGATCGCCGCGGCGATGTTCGGATCACACTGA
- a CDS encoding PHB depolymerase family esterase: protein MTAGSGRSLRLGVLRLTLGASTALLFAVSVQAADPPCPPAPRPLCRELGQTALSIDAAAGRFDWSGSRGPATSLDELGQPVDATGYQVCAWDDGGLLVAAQLTGRERCDGSSCWRLRAHRAARYTDLDGANGFVHVLDLGASGGPAATVHALAVVDKRIALPVAGHLTVQLLRKGSPLCFESSIPARAFTINNKDGASAAIRLDVADPIPPLPSPGCTIQPPGYRSATTTTDGFGRTFRVHVPALATAGNPLPVVFLLHPGLGSGTQIESSSRMAQLADAEGFVLVAPDGTASAGGVRSWNAGSCCRSGASDDDDVAFFSAVLNHVEVGTCIDQRRVYAVGEGTGAMMAHRLACDLADRVTAIADVAGTDMTASCKPARPVPVLMIHGAADAVVPFGGGIGCAMPDVFLRPVADAAAAWVARDGCDAATAAASVAGDAQCVSWSGCASRSAVRLCRIPDGGHQWPGGFPASAVGLRGCPAGYQSRSFEASQSIWGFFASHPAS, encoded by the coding sequence ATGACGGCAGGCAGCGGCCGTTCCTTGCGGCTCGGAGTGTTGCGGCTCACGCTCGGCGCGAGCACCGCGCTGCTGTTCGCCGTTTCGGTCCAGGCGGCCGATCCACCCTGCCCTCCGGCCCCGCGTCCGCTGTGTCGCGAGCTCGGCCAAACCGCACTTTCGATCGATGCCGCAGCGGGACGCTTCGACTGGTCCGGCTCGCGCGGTCCGGCCACCTCGCTCGACGAGCTGGGGCAACCCGTCGACGCAACCGGCTACCAGGTTTGCGCATGGGATGACGGTGGCCTCCTGGTGGCAGCGCAGCTGACCGGACGAGAAAGGTGCGACGGCTCTTCGTGCTGGAGGCTGCGTGCCCACCGTGCTGCGCGCTACACCGATCTGGACGGCGCCAACGGCTTCGTCCACGTTCTCGACCTCGGAGCCAGCGGCGGACCGGCGGCGACCGTGCATGCACTGGCCGTCGTCGACAAGCGCATCGCACTTCCGGTCGCGGGTCACCTCACCGTACAGCTCCTGCGAAAAGGAAGTCCGCTCTGCTTCGAGAGCTCGATTCCGGCGCGCGCGTTCACGATCAACAACAAGGACGGTGCGTCGGCGGCGATCCGGCTCGATGTCGCCGACCCGATCCCGCCTCTGCCGAGCCCGGGCTGCACGATCCAGCCGCCCGGCTATCGCTCCGCGACGACGACGACCGATGGTTTCGGGCGCACGTTCCGCGTTCACGTACCCGCCCTGGCGACAGCGGGCAATCCGCTTCCGGTAGTGTTCCTTCTCCACCCCGGGCTCGGCTCGGGAACGCAGATCGAATCCTCGTCGCGAATGGCGCAGCTCGCCGACGCCGAGGGCTTCGTGCTGGTTGCGCCCGACGGCACCGCCAGTGCCGGCGGGGTGCGATCGTGGAACGCCGGATCCTGCTGCAGGAGCGGCGCATCCGATGACGACGACGTCGCGTTCTTCTCGGCGGTGCTCAACCACGTGGAAGTCGGGACCTGCATCGATCAGCGCCGTGTTTACGCAGTCGGCGAAGGGACCGGTGCAATGATGGCGCACCGCCTGGCGTGCGATCTGGCCGATCGTGTCACCGCGATTGCCGACGTCGCCGGCACTGACATGACCGCTTCGTGCAAGCCCGCGCGGCCGGTGCCGGTACTGATGATCCACGGCGCAGCCGACGCCGTGGTGCCGTTCGGCGGCGGCATCGGCTGCGCGATGCCGGACGTTTTCCTCCGTCCCGTTGCCGATGCCGCCGCAGCGTGGGTCGCTCGCGACGGCTGCGATGCGGCAACTGCCGCGGCGTCGGTTGCCGGCGATGCGCAGTGCGTTTCCTGGTCGGGCTGCGCGAGCCGAAGCGCGGTCAGGCTTTGCCGGATTCCCGACGGTGGCCACCAGTGGCCGGGAGGATTTCCCGCCTCGGCCGTCGGACTGCGGGGCTGTCCGGCCGGTTACCAGAGCCGGAGCTTCGAAGCGTCGCAGTCCATCTGGGGCTTCTTCGCGAGCCACCCGGCAAGCTGA
- a CDS encoding glutathione S-transferase, whose protein sequence is MAANARYDLYYWPFIQGRGEFPRLVLEAAAVSYNDVARLPEEEGGGTAPLLSFLRGDRADVLPFAPPFLDDAGVVVAQSTNICRYVAERHGLAPDGEAGRAHALQLAMTVADLVDEAHNVHHPVSGSLYYEDQKEAAAAAAARFCEERIPKFLGYFERVLSMSGGRWLLGANPSYADLGVFQMVAGLQYAFPRTLEKQSARAQALLALCKRTSELPRIAAYLASDRRIPFNEMGIFRHYPELDLPG, encoded by the coding sequence ATGGCAGCAAACGCTCGCTACGACCTCTACTACTGGCCGTTCATCCAGGGCCGCGGAGAATTCCCCCGCCTCGTTCTGGAGGCCGCGGCCGTCTCGTACAACGACGTTGCCCGTTTGCCGGAAGAGGAAGGCGGCGGCACCGCGCCGCTGCTGTCCTTCCTTCGCGGCGACCGCGCCGATGTGCTGCCGTTCGCCCCGCCGTTTCTCGACGACGCCGGCGTCGTCGTCGCGCAGAGCACGAACATCTGTCGTTATGTCGCCGAGCGGCACGGCCTCGCGCCCGACGGCGAAGCGGGCCGCGCCCACGCCTTGCAGCTTGCGATGACGGTAGCCGATCTCGTCGATGAGGCGCACAACGTCCATCACCCCGTTTCCGGATCGCTGTACTACGAGGATCAGAAGGAAGCCGCGGCGGCGGCCGCCGCCAGGTTCTGCGAGGAGCGGATTCCGAAGTTCCTCGGCTATTTCGAGCGCGTGCTGTCGATGTCAGGCGGCCGGTGGCTGCTCGGCGCGAACCCGAGCTATGCAGACCTCGGCGTCTTCCAGATGGTCGCCGGTCTCCAGTACGCCTTCCCGCGCACGCTCGAGAAGCAATCCGCGCGCGCGCAGGCACTTCTCGCCCTGTGCAAGCGCACGAGCGAGCTGCCGCGCATCGCCGCCTACCTCGCTTCCGACCGGCGCATCCCGTTCAACGAGATGGGGATCTTCCGCCACTATCCGGAGCTGGACCTTCCGGGGTGA
- a CDS encoding MFS transporter — MPRRSPTRTRHVVVGFTLVLAAIAYLDRICISTAAPAISADLHLSDSQMGIVFSAFTFAYALFEVPSGWFADRFGSRLTLSRIVVWWSVMTAVTGSAGGFGTLVAARLLFGIGEAGMFPATARAYARWLPVSERGRAFGLLIMTGALGGAATQPLVVALLRHMSWRYAFPLFASVGVLWALAWWRWFRDDPAEHPGVGRVELATILAGRRELPRHEAVPWRLVLRNPTLVALSIMYGAAIYGWYFYLTWLPTYLMRARGFDLSQTGWLAALPLLAIAAGVFTGGWLSDVLTQRWGARAGRRTPGLVGFPLATAAVVLAIVTPVPLVSALLLASAAGLAALGVAPAWAVCLEIGGAHAGVVSGVMNTFGNLGGTLSPLVVGVALDRLGSWNAPLASVAVFYLVAAVAWLSIDPGRHVQIDA; from the coding sequence ATGCCCCGCCGGTCGCCGACCCGCACTCGCCACGTCGTCGTCGGCTTCACGCTCGTGCTGGCCGCGATCGCCTACCTCGACCGCATCTGCATCTCGACGGCCGCGCCGGCCATCAGCGCCGACCTGCATCTGAGCGACTCGCAGATGGGGATCGTGTTCAGCGCCTTCACGTTCGCCTATGCGCTGTTCGAGGTGCCGAGCGGATGGTTCGCCGACCGGTTCGGTTCCCGGCTGACGCTTTCGCGCATCGTCGTGTGGTGGTCGGTGATGACGGCGGTCACGGGTTCGGCCGGCGGCTTCGGCACCCTGGTCGCGGCGCGCCTGCTGTTCGGCATTGGGGAAGCCGGGATGTTTCCGGCCACTGCGCGTGCGTACGCACGATGGCTGCCGGTCTCCGAGCGCGGGCGCGCGTTCGGATTGCTGATCATGACCGGTGCGCTCGGCGGCGCTGCAACGCAACCGCTCGTGGTCGCGCTGCTTCGGCACATGAGCTGGCGATATGCGTTTCCGCTATTCGCAAGCGTCGGCGTGCTGTGGGCGCTGGCGTGGTGGCGCTGGTTTCGCGACGATCCTGCCGAGCATCCCGGCGTCGGTCGCGTCGAGCTCGCAACGATTCTCGCAGGACGCCGCGAGCTGCCGCGCCACGAGGCGGTGCCGTGGCGACTGGTGCTGCGCAATCCCACGCTCGTTGCGCTCAGCATCATGTACGGTGCCGCGATCTACGGCTGGTATTTCTACCTGACGTGGCTGCCGACCTACCTCATGCGTGCGCGCGGGTTCGACCTGTCGCAGACAGGATGGCTCGCAGCGCTCCCGCTGCTGGCAATCGCTGCCGGAGTATTCACCGGCGGATGGCTCAGTGACGTCCTGACGCAAAGGTGGGGAGCTCGCGCAGGGCGGCGGACGCCGGGTCTCGTCGGATTTCCGCTGGCCACCGCGGCAGTCGTCCTTGCGATCGTGACGCCGGTGCCGCTCGTCTCGGCGCTGCTTCTCGCATCGGCGGCGGGACTGGCCGCTCTTGGCGTCGCGCCGGCATGGGCAGTGTGCCTCGAGATCGGCGGAGCGCATGCCGGCGTCGTCAGCGGAGTGATGAACACGTTCGGAAATCTCGGCGGGACGCTGAGTCCTCTCGTCGTCGGCGTTGCGCTGGACCGCCTGGGGTCCTGGAACGCTCCGCTTGCCAGTGTCGCGGTCTTCTACCTGGTCGCGGCGGTCGCGTGGCTGTCGATCGATCCGGGCCGGCACGTGCAGATCGATGCATAG
- a CDS encoding dockerin type I domain-containing protein: MAGVVALLSPLLAGSPQTAAGAGSTTTTTTNPTPPPTTTLAVGTDVTGGGRFHGGFIATQFDLYTFDLAAPAVLVATTSDGKDFCNADTVMALQRNGTVLATDDDSGPGQCSKITYRLTDPDSYQIIVSGYQGLAAPDYYLDVEFVHPVCGNGIVELLEECDDGNMSDGDCCSSACTKNPDGSPCDDGLACDGTDTCSAGACTVHSLNPCPGANGDANCSESCSDADLDCNHPDPDGSACDDGIFCNGVDRCLQGSCSQHAGNPCHGPDGDGNCSESCNEFGKACNGHDPDGSVCDDTKFCNGSDHCLGGGCTVHSGNPCPGADGDGNCSESCNESAENCKGADPNGSKCDNGLFCDGSDTCSGGTCSVHSGSPCPGPDGDSNCAESCSEAAKNCSAKDADGSPCNDGVFCNGADTCLNGTCSVHAGSPCPGPDGDGNCAESCNEATASCNAADPNGSACNDGVFCNGADTCSGGTCSVHAGSPCPGPDGDGNCAESCNEAGKACNAADPNGSACNDGVFCNGNDTCSSGSCTVHSGNPCPGVNGDANCSQSCNESGKACNAADPNGSPCNDGLFCNGADTCQSGACSVHAGNPCPGPDGDGNCSESCDETSDSCTAADANGSPCNDGLFCNGTDTCQGGACTTHSGNPCPGPDGDANCSESCDETTDSCTAADSNGSPCNDGVFCNGSDTCSGGTCSVHSGNPCPGADGDGNCSESCSEAGAACNAPDPNGSACNDGVFCNGADTCSNGACSVHAGNPCPGPDGDGNCSESCNEAGAACNAPDPNGSACSDGLFCNGADTCSGGSCSVHAGNPCPGPDGDGNCAESCNESGKACNAADPDGSACDDSLACDGTDTCSGGHCSVHSGNPCPGPDGDSNCSESCSDAGVGCTGADPNGSPCDDGIFCNGADSCLNGACSVHAGSPCPGPDGDGNCAESCNELAKTCGAPDPNGSACNDGVFCNGADTCSGGACSIHAGNPCAGPDGDGNCSESCNEAAAACNAPDPNGSACTDGIFCNGNDTCSNGACSVHSGNPCPGPDGDADCSESCSEANKACNAHDPDGSACNDGLFCNGADTCSGGTCSQHAGNPCPGPDGDGNCAESCNEVANSCNAADADGAACDDGLFCNGDDTCTGGTCSHHSGNPCPGPDGDGNCAESCGEGAKACNAADPDGSACNDGVFCDGTDTCMAGTCSQHSGNPCPGGNGDGNCSQSCNEVSDNCTAADPNGSACDDGNSCTAGDACNGAGACVGGTAVDCDDADPCTTDTCNQSGPLCTHTRISHCGPQTTTTTTLVETACGDVNGDATVSASDALAILKAAVGGSQCQAQPCVCDASGDGRITAADALVVLRFAVHQPVTLSCHC; the protein is encoded by the coding sequence ATGGCGGGCGTTGTCGCGCTCCTTTCTCCGTTGCTCGCCGGCAGCCCTCAAACTGCCGCCGGCGCCGGCTCGACGACCACCACGACGACCAACCCGACTCCGCCGCCGACAACGACCCTCGCCGTCGGCACCGACGTCACTGGCGGTGGCCGTTTCCACGGCGGTTTCATCGCGACCCAGTTCGACCTGTATACCTTCGATCTGGCGGCGCCTGCCGTGCTCGTCGCGACCACCAGCGACGGCAAGGACTTCTGCAACGCGGACACGGTGATGGCGCTGCAGCGAAACGGCACCGTCCTTGCCACCGACGACGACTCCGGTCCCGGACAATGCTCGAAGATCACGTACCGCCTGACCGATCCGGACTCCTACCAGATCATCGTCTCCGGCTACCAGGGCCTGGCCGCCCCCGACTACTACCTCGACGTCGAGTTCGTCCATCCGGTCTGCGGCAACGGTATCGTCGAGCTGCTCGAGGAGTGCGACGACGGCAACATGAGCGACGGCGACTGCTGCTCGTCGGCATGCACGAAAAATCCCGACGGATCGCCGTGCGACGACGGGCTTGCCTGTGACGGCACCGACACTTGCAGCGCCGGCGCGTGCACCGTGCACTCGCTCAACCCCTGCCCCGGCGCCAACGGCGACGCCAACTGCTCGGAGAGTTGCAGCGACGCCGATCTGGACTGCAACCATCCCGATCCCGACGGCAGCGCCTGCGACGACGGCATTTTCTGCAACGGCGTCGACCGCTGCCTCCAGGGCTCCTGCTCCCAGCACGCAGGCAACCCGTGCCATGGCCCCGACGGCGACGGCAACTGCTCTGAGTCGTGCAACGAATTCGGCAAGGCGTGCAATGGCCACGATCCCGACGGCAGCGTCTGCGACGACACGAAGTTCTGCAACGGCAGCGACCACTGTCTCGGCGGTGGCTGCACCGTGCACAGCGGAAATCCGTGCCCGGGAGCGGACGGCGACGGCAACTGCTCGGAGTCGTGCAACGAGTCTGCGGAGAACTGCAAAGGCGCGGACCCGAACGGCAGCAAGTGCGACAACGGCCTGTTCTGCGACGGTAGCGATACTTGCTCCGGTGGAACCTGCAGCGTGCACAGCGGCAGTCCGTGCCCCGGACCCGACGGCGACTCCAACTGTGCCGAATCCTGCAGCGAAGCCGCGAAAAACTGCTCGGCGAAAGACGCCGACGGCAGCCCGTGCAACGACGGAGTTTTCTGCAACGGAGCCGACACCTGCCTGAACGGAACATGCAGCGTCCACGCCGGCAGTCCGTGCCCCGGCCCCGACGGCGATGGTAACTGCGCCGAGTCGTGCAATGAAGCGACCGCATCGTGCAATGCTGCGGATCCCAACGGCTCGGCGTGCAACGACGGCGTGTTCTGCAACGGCGCCGATACCTGCTCGGGCGGAACCTGCAGCGTACACGCGGGAAGTCCGTGTCCGGGCCCCGACGGCGACGGCAACTGCGCAGAGTCCTGCAACGAAGCCGGCAAGGCCTGCAATGCCGCCGATCCCAATGGCTCGGCGTGCAATGACGGCGTGTTCTGCAACGGCAACGATACCTGTTCGAGCGGATCGTGCACGGTGCACTCCGGCAACCCGTGCCCCGGAGTCAACGGGGACGCCAACTGCTCCCAGTCGTGCAACGAGTCCGGCAAGGCCTGCAACGCCGCCGATCCCAACGGCTCACCGTGCAACGACGGACTGTTCTGCAACGGCGCCGATACCTGCCAGAGCGGTGCCTGCAGCGTTCACGCAGGCAATCCGTGTCCGGGGCCCGACGGCGACGGCAACTGCAGTGAATCGTGCGATGAGACCAGCGACTCTTGCACGGCTGCCGATGCGAACGGCTCGCCGTGCAACGACGGTCTGTTCTGCAACGGCACCGACACCTGCCAGGGCGGCGCGTGCACGACCCACAGCGGCAATCCGTGTCCCGGCCCCGACGGCGACGCCAACTGCAGTGAATCGTGCGACGAGACCACCGACTCCTGCACCGCCGCCGATTCCAACGGCTCGCCGTGCAACGACGGAGTGTTCTGCAACGGCAGCGATACCTGCTCGGGCGGCACCTGCAGTGTGCACAGCGGCAATCCGTGCCCCGGCGCGGACGGCGACGGCAACTGCTCGGAATCGTGCAGCGAAGCCGGCGCCGCGTGCAACGCACCGGATCCGAACGGATCGGCGTGCAACGACGGGGTGTTCTGCAACGGCGCCGACACCTGTTCGAATGGCGCCTGCAGCGTGCACGCGGGAAACCCGTGCCCTGGCCCCGACGGCGACGGCAACTGCTCGGAGTCCTGCAACGAAGCCGGCGCCGCATGCAATGCGCCGGATCCGAATGGATCGGCGTGCAGCGACGGACTGTTCTGCAACGGCGCCGACACCTGTTCGGGCGGCAGTTGCAGCGTGCACGCGGGAAACCCGTGCCCGGGCCCGGACGGCGACGGCAACTGCGCGGAGTCGTGCAACGAATCCGGCAAGGCCTGCAACGCTGCCGACCCCGACGGCAGCGCCTGCGACGACTCGCTGGCCTGCGACGGCACCGACACCTGCTCGGGCGGCCATTGCAGCGTGCATTCGGGCAACCCGTGTCCCGGCCCCGACGGCGACAGCAACTGTTCGGAGTCGTGCAGCGATGCCGGCGTCGGCTGCACCGGCGCGGATCCGAACGGCTCACCGTGCGACGACGGGATCTTCTGCAACGGAGCCGATTCGTGCCTCAATGGTGCGTGCAGCGTGCACGCCGGCAGCCCGTGTCCCGGTCCCGACGGCGACGGCAACTGCGCGGAGTCGTGCAATGAGCTCGCCAAGACGTGCGGCGCGCCGGACCCGAACGGATCGGCGTGCAACGACGGCGTATTCTGCAACGGCGCCGACACCTGCTCGGGAGGAGCCTGCAGCATCCACGCAGGAAACCCGTGCGCGGGTCCGGACGGCGACGGCAACTGCTCGGAGTCATGCAACGAAGCGGCCGCCGCGTGCAACGCGCCGGACCCGAACGGCTCGGCCTGCACCGACGGCATCTTCTGCAACGGCAACGATACCTGCTCGAACGGCGCGTGCAGCGTGCACAGTGGTAATCCTTGTCCGGGTCCCGACGGCGACGCGGATTGCTCGGAATCGTGCAGCGAGGCGAACAAGGCTTGCAACGCGCACGATCCGGACGGATCGGCGTGCAACGACGGATTGTTCTGTAACGGCGCCGATACTTGCTCGGGCGGCACCTGCAGCCAGCATGCGGGCAACCCCTGCCCGGGTCCCGACGGCGACGGGAACTGCGCCGAATCGTGCAACGAAGTCGCCAATTCCTGCAACGCCGCCGATGCGGACGGCGCCGCCTGCGACGACGGCCTGTTCTGCAACGGCGACGACACCTGCACCGGCGGTACCTGCAGCCACCACTCCGGCAACCCCTGCCCCGGCCCCGACGGCGACGGCAACTGCGCCGAGTCGTGCGGCGAAGGTGCCAAGGCGTGCAATGCGGCCGATCCGGACGGCTCGGCGTGCAACGATGGCGTGTTCTGCGACGGCACCGACACCTGCATGGCCGGTACCTGCAGCCAGCACTCCGGCAACCCGTGCCCCGGCGGCAATGGCGACGGCAACTGCAGCCAATCGTGCAATGAAGTCTCCGACAACTGCACGGCGGCCGATCCGAACGGCTCCGCGTGCGACGACGGCAACAGCTGCACGGCCGGTGACGCGTGCAACGGCGCGGGTGCCTGTGTCGGTGGAACGGCAGTCGACTGCGACGACGCGGACCCGTGCACGACCGATACGTGCAACCAGAGCGGCCCGCTGTGCACGCACACGAGGATCTCCCACTGCGGCCCGCAGACGACGACCACGACGACGCTCGTCGAGACCGCCTGCGGCGACGTCAACGGCGATGCGACGGTCAGCGCGAGCGACGCGCTGGCGATACTCAAGGCCGCCGTCGGGGGAAGCCAGTGCCAGGCGCAGCCTTGCGTCTGCGATGCCAGCGGCGACGGCAGGATCACTGCAGCCGACGCGCTGGTCGTGCTGCGATTCGCGGTGCACCAGCCGGTGACTCTCTCCTGCCACTGCTGA
- a CDS encoding ATP-binding protein, with product MALREPSDSSASSASPAASSATRSGRPPVHLSMAEAARIGIMVILVASVVFLAVDSPTSPAPRVFALHYAGRTVASLVALAAVRLWPRPMQVAWTLWALAAVVSASSATLGIVRGDFMSNAMISVAISVGSAAIIPWNWKQHLVLATIFLAGVIVDAAAIGGSLRAAFNIHVILTLVVCLGGATYTVAALDRVRRAIDQRQREDEAAIAALTAELESRVAARTEELGASNADLRTANAELGKANAELQGFTYSVSHDLRGALRVLGGQSHMLLEDHSASLPEAARHLAVQIREGTIRIGQLVDALLSLARVSRIALRVEPVDLSQLASEVGSLLADAEPERRVLLSIEPGLVASGDPSLLRILLENLLSNAWKFTRRRPDARIEIGAREIDEGREFFVRDNGAGFDMRFAGKLFRPFERLHEQGDFEGTGIGLATVHRVIVRHGGRIRAEGSAGAGAEFAFTLPADAPPAAAIDDGAEHAA from the coding sequence ATGGCATTGCGGGAGCCTTCCGACTCGTCGGCCTCGTCGGCCTCGCCGGCCGCGTCGTCCGCGACGCGCAGCGGGCGTCCGCCCGTGCATCTGAGCATGGCCGAGGCCGCGCGCATCGGGATCATGGTGATCCTGGTGGCATCGGTCGTCTTCCTCGCGGTCGATTCTCCGACTTCGCCCGCTCCGCGGGTGTTCGCTCTTCACTATGCCGGCCGCACGGTAGCGTCCCTCGTGGCACTGGCGGCCGTGCGGCTGTGGCCGCGACCGATGCAGGTCGCCTGGACCTTGTGGGCCCTGGCAGCCGTAGTTTCCGCCTCCTCGGCCACGCTCGGCATCGTGCGCGGCGACTTCATGTCGAACGCGATGATCTCTGTCGCCATCAGCGTCGGATCGGCGGCGATCATCCCGTGGAACTGGAAGCAGCACCTGGTGCTGGCGACGATCTTCCTGGCGGGCGTCATCGTCGACGCCGCGGCGATCGGTGGGAGCCTGAGGGCGGCATTCAACATTCACGTCATCCTGACACTGGTGGTCTGTCTCGGCGGCGCGACGTACACGGTCGCCGCCCTCGACAGGGTCCGCCGCGCGATCGACCAGCGCCAGCGCGAGGACGAAGCGGCCATCGCGGCGCTCACTGCCGAGCTGGAATCGCGCGTTGCCGCGCGCACCGAGGAGTTGGGGGCGTCCAACGCCGATCTTCGCACCGCCAACGCCGAGCTGGGCAAAGCCAATGCCGAGCTGCAGGGATTCACGTACTCGGTCTCGCACGACCTTCGCGGTGCCCTGCGCGTGCTCGGCGGCCAGAGTCACATGCTGCTCGAAGACCACTCGGCGTCCCTGCCCGAAGCGGCGCGCCACCTGGCGGTGCAGATCCGCGAAGGGACGATCCGCATCGGCCAGCTCGTCGACGCGCTGCTGTCGCTGGCGCGCGTGTCGCGGATCGCGCTTCGCGTCGAGCCGGTCGACCTGAGCCAGCTCGCGAGCGAAGTCGGATCCTTGCTGGCGGACGCCGAACCGGAGCGGCGCGTGCTGCTTTCGATCGAGCCGGGGCTGGTCGCCTCCGGAGACCCGTCGCTTTTGCGCATCCTGCTGGAGAACCTGTTGTCGAATGCGTGGAAGTTCACGAGGCGCCGCCCCGACGCGCGCATCGAAATCGGAGCGCGGGAGATCGACGAAGGCCGCGAGTTCTTCGTCCGGGACAACGGCGCCGGCTTCGACATGCGCTTTGCCGGCAAGCTTTTCCGTCCTTTCGAACGCCTGCACGAGCAGGGCGATTTCGAAGGCACCGGAATCGGTCTTGCGACCGTGCACCGCGTGATCGTCCGCCACGGCGGAAGGATCCGCGCCGAAGGCAGCGCGGGCGCGGGAGCAGAGTTCGCGTTCACGCTCCCCGCAGACGCGCCGCCGGCAGCTGCAATCGACGACGGCGCCGAGCACGCGGCTTAG
- a CDS encoding cytochrome c biogenesis protein CcdC, with protein MHPELLVGGVAAVVGAVVVLLWRVQETRQPVTERKIIIPPLGMSTGLAMFLVPQLRIPMSWALCALALGALVLAHPLIVTSRLTRNGDVVMLQRSRAFLWILLGLVVVRLAARAYIGQIVDPLQTASIFFLLAFGMIVRWRVTMWYQYRALVVQPILEPAVEAVSGRSPQR; from the coding sequence ATGCACCCCGAACTCCTGGTAGGAGGCGTTGCGGCCGTCGTCGGGGCGGTCGTCGTCCTGCTGTGGCGCGTGCAGGAGACGCGCCAGCCGGTGACGGAGCGCAAGATCATCATTCCTCCGCTCGGCATGAGCACCGGACTTGCGATGTTCCTGGTTCCCCAGCTTCGCATTCCGATGAGCTGGGCGCTTTGCGCACTGGCGCTCGGTGCGCTCGTGCTGGCCCATCCTCTCATCGTCACTTCGCGCCTGACCCGCAACGGCGACGTCGTGATGCTGCAGCGAAGCCGCGCGTTCCTGTGGATCCTGCTCGGCCTCGTCGTCGTGCGCCTCGCTGCGCGTGCCTACATCGGACAGATCGTCGATCCGCTTCAGACCGCGTCGATCTTCTTCCTGCTGGCGTTCGGGATGATCGTGCGCTGGCGCGTGACGATGTGGTACCAGTACCGGGCGCTGGTGGTACAGCCGATCCTCGAGCCCGCGGTCGAAGCGGTGTCGGGAAGATCGCCGCAGCGTTGA